A genomic stretch from Burkholderia pyrrocinia includes:
- a CDS encoding cytochrome b, whose product MKISTTFSLPARVLHWVMAAMIVAMLFIGVGMVSSVSERHAVLVAIHKPLGVAVLVLVCVRIVVRFLSKPPALPEDLPWWQKVAAHGSHLVLYALMIAMPLIGWAMLSAGGYPVTLGGGVQLPALVSADPVTFAWLRVAHRVLAYLFFATFLAHFAAALYHGLIRRDGVVRAMVGR is encoded by the coding sequence ATGAAGATTTCTACGACGTTTAGTCTGCCGGCGAGGGTGCTGCATTGGGTGATGGCCGCGATGATCGTCGCGATGCTGTTCATCGGGGTGGGGATGGTTTCGTCCGTCTCCGAGCGGCATGCGGTTCTGGTGGCGATTCACAAGCCGCTGGGTGTCGCCGTGCTGGTGCTGGTTTGTGTGCGGATCGTGGTGCGGTTTTTGTCGAAGCCGCCGGCGTTGCCCGAGGATCTGCCTTGGTGGCAGAAGGTTGCCGCGCATGGGTCGCATCTCGTGCTCTATGCGCTGATGATCGCGATGCCGCTGATCGGGTGGGCGATGCTTTCGGCGGGCGGGTATCCGGTGACGCTGGGCGGTGGGGTGCAGTTGCCGGCTCTGGTTTCGGCTGATCCCGTGACGTTTGCGTGGCTCAGGGTCGCGCATCGGGTGCTGGCTTACCTGTTCTTCGCTACGTTCCTCGCGCACTTCGCGGCCGCCCTGTATCACGGGTTGATTCGTAGGGATGGCGTGGTGAGGGCGATGGTGGGGCGGTGA
- a CDS encoding catalase family peroxidase, whose product MKQSSSSSPQREPGRGWWRWAVIGGAVAGVAVAFGYAGGWLAPARLTPQRLVDALQTNSGIHPGYRRNHAKGVCVTGYFEGNGAASAYSVAPFFKAVRTPVVGRFALPGGNPYAPDSSVPIRSLALKLTAPDGEQWRTGMNAMPVFPVATPQVFYQLTVATRPDPKTGKPDPAKAKAFFGAHPETAAFLQWVKGAKPSASYVTESYYGLNAFYFVDAAGKRQAVRWRVVPEQTAGAGDVATAADPNVLQQDVTQRIAAGAQKWKLLVTLAEPGDPVDDATKVWPAQRTTIDAGTLVLDRVEAQDSGPCRDVNYDPTVLPQGIQVSGDPLLAARSAAYADSYLRRTSEEAGVAGVAKLSSEGR is encoded by the coding sequence GAAGCAATCTTCCTCTTCTTCGCCGCAGCGCGAGCCCGGGCGTGGGTGGTGGCGCTGGGCCGTGATCGGCGGCGCGGTGGCCGGCGTGGCCGTCGCGTTCGGGTATGCCGGCGGGTGGCTCGCGCCGGCGCGCCTGACCCCGCAGCGGCTCGTCGACGCGCTGCAGACCAACAGCGGCATCCATCCGGGCTACCGGCGCAATCACGCGAAGGGCGTGTGCGTGACCGGTTACTTCGAAGGTAACGGGGCCGCGAGCGCGTATTCGGTCGCGCCGTTCTTCAAGGCGGTGCGCACGCCGGTGGTCGGGCGCTTCGCGCTGCCGGGCGGGAATCCGTATGCGCCCGACAGCAGCGTGCCGATCCGCAGCCTCGCGCTGAAGCTCACCGCGCCTGATGGCGAGCAATGGCGAACCGGGATGAACGCGATGCCCGTGTTTCCGGTGGCGACGCCGCAGGTGTTTTATCAGCTGACGGTGGCGACCCGGCCCGATCCGAAGACGGGCAAGCCCGATCCGGCGAAGGCGAAGGCGTTTTTCGGCGCGCATCCGGAGACGGCCGCGTTCCTGCAGTGGGTGAAGGGTGCGAAACCGAGCGCGAGTTACGTCACCGAGAGTTATTACGGGCTGAACGCGTTTTACTTCGTCGACGCGGCGGGCAAGCGGCAGGCGGTACGGTGGCGCGTCGTGCCGGAGCAGACGGCCGGCGCCGGGGACGTCGCGACGGCCGCGGATCCGAACGTGTTGCAGCAGGACGTGACGCAGCGCATTGCTGCGGGTGCGCAGAAGTGGAAGCTGCTGGTCACCCTGGCGGAGCCCGGCGATCCGGTGGACGACGCGACGAAGGTCTGGCCCGCGCAGCGGACGACGATCGATGCGGGCACGCTCGTGCTCGATCGCGTGGAGGCGCAGGACAGCGGGCCGTGCCGCGACGTGAATTACGACCCGACGGTGCTGCCGCAGGGGATTCAGGTGTCGGGGGATCCGTTGCTGGCGGCGCGCTCGGCGGCTTATGCGGATTCGTATCTGCGGCGGACCAGTGAAGAGGCTGGCGTGGCGGGGGTGGCCAAGTTGAGTTCGGAGGGGCGGTGA